CGAGCGGGATCACCCGCGCAGTCGTCTCCGGGTCGCTCGGGAGCAAGGAGAGGGCGGGTGCGGTGTAGAAGTATCCGATCAGCCCCAAGAGGGTCGCGAGCAGGCCGACGAACGCCAGCGTCTGTCCCGCGAACAGTCCCGCCGACTCGTCGCTCTCGGCGCCGGTGTACTGGGCGACGAGGATGCTGCCGGCGGTCGTGAAGCCGGCGGCGATCGCGATCAAGAGAAAGACGAGCGGGAAGGCGAGGCTGATCGCGCCGACGGCGTCCGCGGAAAGCTGGCCGAGCCAGAGCGTGTCGGCGAGGTTGTAGGCGACCTGCAGGACCTGAAAGACGACGATGGGCCAGGCCAGTCGGGCCATCGGGCGGATCAGCCCGCCGCTGGTGAGGGTGCTCTCGGAATCGACCACTACGTTTCGAAACGGAGGGGAGCGCGAAGAAGGTACTGAAACCGGTCAGGGCGTCTCGTTGGTCTCGATGGAAAACTCCCCGCGCGGGTAGGCCACGCAGGTCAGGGTGTAACCCTCGCCGATCTCGTTCTCGTCGAGCATCTGCTGGTTGTCGTGTTCGACGTAGTCCTCGGAGGGGCCATCCGCGATGCGGCCACCACAGGAGACACACTGGCCCTGCCGGCAGGCGTACGGCAGGTCCCAGCCCTGCTCCTCGCCCTGATCGAGGATCGGTTCGTTGTTCGCGAGTTCGATCGTCTCGCCCTGCTTGACGAACTCAACCTCGTAGTACTCGATCTCGTCCTCGGGGATGTCGCCCGGTCCCGCGGCGTCCTCCTCGCCACCCTCCTCGAGTTCGCCCTCGCTTTCGCCACCGCCGACGGCCGCGGCGGCCCCGCCACCGCCGCCGATCGCGCGGTTCATCGGTTCGGGGAAGTCGGTCTCGGGGACGGTCGCCGCGCGCCGTTCGAGGACCTCATCTGTGATGTCGTCGGGGGCCACCCGCTCGGTGCCCCTCGCGTAGTGGAGCGCGACCGCGG
Above is a window of Halalkalicoccus subterraneus DNA encoding:
- a CDS encoding 2Fe-2S iron-sulfur cluster-binding protein, with translation MVDVFSLSIGTLLALTAVALHYARGTERVAPDDITDEVLERRAATVPETDFPEPMNRAIGGGGGAAAAVGGGESEGELEEGGEEDAAGPGDIPEDEIEYYEVEFVKQGETIELANNEPILDQGEEQGWDLPYACRQGQCVSCGGRIADGPSEDYVEHDNQQMLDENEIGEGYTLTCVAYPRGEFSIETNETP